One window of the Saccopteryx bilineata isolate mSacBil1 chromosome 2, mSacBil1_pri_phased_curated, whole genome shotgun sequence genome contains the following:
- the KCNV2 gene encoding potassium voltage-gated channel subfamily V member 2, with protein sequence MLKHSERRRSWSYKPWNTTECDDRSNAGNSQPRRSICSLGTHSGSQASIPPWTEGNYNYYIEEDEDGVEEEQWKDDLAEEDQWPKETTGQMEGHRECSMLKVNVGGQSYCLDYSGLASYPKTRLGRLATATSRSRQLGLCDDYEAQTDEYFFDRDPAVFQLVYNFYASGVLLVRDELCPRCFLEELGYWGVRLKYTPRCCRICFEERRDELSEQLKIQRELRAQAQAEEAEELFRDMRFYGPQRQRLWNLMEKPFSSVAAKVIGVASSLFVLISIVALALNTVEEMQQQVEQGSPRPLLEHVEMLCIAFFTLEYLLRLASTPDLRRFARSALNLVDLVAILPLYLQLLLECFMDEDQRHSKGSSREHDLETVGKVGQVLRMMRLMRIFRILKLARHSTGLRAFGFTLRQCYQQVGCLLLFITMGIFTFSASVYSVEHDMPGTNFTSIPHAWWWAAVSISTVGYGDMYPETHLGRLFAFLCIAFGIILNGMPISILYNKFSDYYSKLKTYEYTAIRRDRGKVDLMQRARKKLAECLAKSNP encoded by the exons ATGCTGAAACACAGCGAGAGGAGGCGgtcttggagctacaagccctGGAACACCACGGAGTGTGACGACAGATCCAACGCAGGGAACAGCCAACCTCGCAGAAGCATCTGCTCCTTGGGGACCCATTCTGGCTCCCAGGCCAGCATTCCACCGTGGACCGAGGGCAACTATAACTATTACATCgaggaggatgaggatggggtggaggaggagcagtgGAAGGACGACCTGGCGGAGGAGGACCAGTGGCCAAAAGAAACCACTGGCCAGATGGAAGGCCACAGAGAGTGCTCCATGCTGAAGGTGAATGTGGGCGGTCAGAGCTACTGCCTGGACTACAGTGGGCTGGCCAGCTACCCCAAGACACGCCTGGGCCGCCTGGCCACCGCCACCAGCCGCAGCCGCCAGCTGGGGCTGTGTGATGACTATGAGGCACAGACAGACGAATACTTCTTCGACCGCGACCCGGCTGTCTTCCAGCTTGTCTACAACTTTTACGCTTCAGGGGTGCTGCTGGTCCGTGATGAGCTGTGCCCGCGCTGCTTCCTGGAGGAGCTGGGCTACTGGGGCGTGCGGCTCAAGTACACGCCACGCTGCTGCCGCATCTGCTTCGAGGAGCGGCGCGATGAGCTGAGCGAGCAGCTCAAGATCCAGCGCGAGCTGCGGGCCCAGGCGCAAGCCGAGGAGGCTGAGGAGCTCTTCCGCGACATGCGCTTCTACGGGCCACAGCGGCAACGACTCTGGAACCTCATGGAGAAGCCTTTCTCGTCTGTGGCTGCCAAGGTCATCGGAGTAGCCTCCAGCCTCTTCGTGCTCATCTCCATCGTGGCACTGGCACTGAACACAGTGGAGGAGATGCAGCAGCAGGTGGAGCAGGGCAGCCCGCGGCCCCTCCTGGAGCACGTGGAGATGCTGTGCATCGCCTTCTTCACGCTTGAGTACCTGCTGCGCCTGGCCTCCACGCCCGACCTGCGGCGCTTCGCGCGCAGTGCTCTCAACCTGGTGGATCTGGTGGCCATCCTTCCACTCTACCTGCAGCTGCTGCTTGAGTGTTTCATGGACGAGGACCAGCGGCACAGCAAAGGTTCCTCCCGGGAGCACGACCTCGAGACCGTGGGCAAGGTGGGCCAGGTGCTGCGCATGATGCGCCTCATGCGCATCTTCCGCATTCTCAAGCTGGCTCGACACTCCACCGGCCTGCGCGCCTTTGGCTTCACGCTGCGCCAGTGCTACCAGCAGGTGGGTTGCCTGCTGCTCTTTATCACCATGGGCATCTTCACCTTCTCTGCCTCAGTCTACTCTGTGGAGCACGACATGCCTGGCACCAACTTCACCAGCATCCCCCACGCCTGGTGGTGGGCCGCG GTGAGCATCTCCACTGTGGGCTACGGAGACATGTACCCAGAGACCCACCTGGGCCGGCTTTTTGCCTTCCTCTGCATTGCTTTTGGGATTATCCTCAATGGGATGCCGATTTCCATCCTCTACAACAAATTCTCCGATTACTACAGCAAGCTCAAGACTTATGAGTACACTGCCATACGGAGGGACAGGGGAAAGGTGGATTTGATGCAGCGAGCCAGAAAGAAGCTGGCTGAATGTTTGGCTAAAAGCAACCCATAG